In Deltaproteobacteria bacterium, the genomic stretch ATCGTGAAGAGGGATGACGCCATGGACGACAACACCCCGGCCGAGAAGGCCACCACGGACGGCGCCGATGCCTCGATGACGCCGTCCGCAGACGCAACGTGGACGGTGGCCGATGGTTCGCCGCTCGGGGCCGCGCTGGCTGCGCTCGAGAGCCTCACGGCCATCGTCGAGCTGCTCGGCTCCCTGGGCGCCGACAGCAACGACCTGCGCCTCGCGGCTCTCGCCGAGCAGCTGCGCGCCACCGCCGAGCAGATCCTGGAGCGAACCGGCTTCGCGGCTCCGAGCGACGCCGTCGACCCGAACGCGCCGGCCGACGTGCAGGCGCGCGCGAAGACCGAAGACTCCGCGAAGCCCGCGGGCACGAGCACGTTCGCGAGCGACGTCGCCGCAGCCAAGCAGGCGCTCTCGCGTCTCGCCGAGCTCGCCGGCAAGACCGCCCCAGCGAAGACGGAGAAGCGCGAGGCCCCCACCGCCACCGTACCCACCGAGCCCGGCGCGCCTGTCGCCGAGAGCCTCGCGAAGCTCGCCGACTCGTTCCGCGCGCTCTCGGACACCGTGAAGGAACAGCAGCAGCGCCTCGGCCGCGTGGAGAAGCAGTTCGGACTGCCGAACAGCGCCGCGCCCGCCGAGCACGTGTCGAAGGCCAGCGTCGAGGACGTGGGATGGCCGCTCGATCTCAACAAGCCGAAGGACCGGGAGAACGTCGACAAGGCGGTCTCCTTCCACGACCTCTGATTCCCCCGTCTCAAGGAGCCGCGACATGAGCTATCTCGACAACCGCACCATCCTGGAGAAGGCCGATCTCGCGCTCGCCGATCTGACGGCGGGAGGCGGCATTCTCAAGCCCGCGCAGGCGCAGAAGTTCATGCGCCTGCTCATCAAGCAGTCCGTCCTCATGCAGCTGGCGACCGTCGTTCCGATGGCGTCGCCGAAGCAGCAGATCTCGAAGATCAAGTTCGGCACCCGCATCCTGCGGCCCGGGCAGGAGGCGACCGCGCTCCCGGCCGGTCAGCGCGCCGCACCCGACCTCTCGCAGGTCGAGCTCGATGCCAAGCTGTTCAAGGCCGAGGTGCGCCTCTCCGACGAGGTGCTCGAGGACAGCATCGAGCGCGGCGAGCTGCGCCAGACGATCATGGAGATGATGGCGGACGCCATCGCCCGCGACATGGAGGAGGTCCTCGTCAGCGGCGACACCGTGTCTGCGGACCCGTTCCTCGCGACGATGGACGGCGTGCTCAAGCAGGCGACGAGCCACGTCGTCGACGCAGCAGGCAACCCGATCTCGAAGGACCTGCTGCGCGACCTCGTGAAGACGCTGCCGAGCGAGCACCTGCGCGACAAGAGCGCGATGCGCTATCTCACCAGCGTCGACGCGGACCTCGACTACCGCAACACGCTCGCGGAGCGCGCCACCGCCGTCGGCGACAAGTTCCTCGAGGGCGATGCGCCGGTCCTCTACTCCGGCGTGCCGGTGCAACCGATCCCGCTGTTCCCCGAGAACCTCGGCGTCGGCAGCGACCAGACCGTCATCCTGCTCTGCAACCCGAAGAACATCCACGTCGGCATCTGGCGCCAGATCCGCTTCGAGTCCGACCGCGACATCTCGGAGGGCACGCTGAAGATCGTCGCGACCCTGCGCTTCGACGTGAAGTTCGCCGAGGAGCCGGGCGTGGCCAAGGCCATCAACGTCCAGCTCTGAGCTGAGGAGAACCTATGGATACGCTACTCGTTCGCCTCAAGCCCTTCGACCCGCGGCGGGGCCACGTGCTCCGGCGCTACACCTACGCCGGCATCAAGTTCCAGGAGGAGCGCGGCTGGTACCGCGTGGAGAAGCCGGTGGCCGAGTACCTGCGCGCTGTGCGCGAGGTGCCGAGCGACCGCCACTCGCCGCCCGCCTTCGACGTGTGCACCGAGGCTGAGGCCAAGGTGCTCGAGTCAAGCGAGACCGAGGCCTCGAAGGTCAAGCGCAGCGCGACCGACGACCTCAAGGTGGTGGCCGCTCGTCCGGCAGGCGCCCTCACCACAGACGACCTCCCGAAGACCGCGGCGGCTCCGGCCGCCAAGGACGACGAGAAGGACGCTCGCCGCGGCAAGCGCGAGCGGGAGTGACGTGTACGCTTCGGTCGCCGACCTGCGCGCCGAGGGCGTGGCGGCGGCCGCGGCGAGCGATGCACGCCTCGAGCTGCTGCTCGACGAGGCGACGCGGCTCATCGACCGCGTGACGGGCTGGTTCTTCGAGCCACGCACCGTCACGTACCGGCTCGACGGTCGCGGGGCACCGTCCGTGGAGCCGCCGGTACCGCCCATCCGCGTGGATCGCCTCGCCCTCGGCGACAGCGAGCTGTCGCTGGCGTTCGAGGACCTCGTGGTCGTTGGCGCCCCGGTGCAGGCCGGCTTCGATGCGCCCCGCCTGACGCTGCGCCACTGCCGCGTGTTCCCCCGAGGCCGTGGCAACGTCGTCGTCGAGGGGCTCTGGGGGTTCACCGAGGACGACGGCACGCCCGAGGGCCGCACGCCGCTCGCGATCCGCCGCGCCTGTCTGCTGCTCGTCCTCCGAGGCCTCGCGCCGCTGGCGGACGACGCCTCGTTCGAGGCCCGCAGTCGCTGGCGCATCATCGAGGAGCGAACGCGCGACCAGAGCTACCGGCTCGACGCCGCGAAGCAGGCCGCTCGCCAGCTCACCGGCGACCCGGAGGTCGACGTGCTGCTCGCGCCCTACGTGAGGCCGTCGCCGCTCGGAGCGGCGTGATGCGCGGCCGCCTCATCTTCCCGTTCCTGGCCGAGCTGCACCGGCTCGACACCGCCTCGATGGCGACGGTCGATCCGGATGGCGCCGGCGCGCTCACGGGCGGCTACGACCCCGACTTCAAGGAGCCGGTCTTGGTCGACGCCGATGACGATGGCGTCGCGGAGCCCTTTCGTCGCGAGCACCCACCGGTCCGCGTCCCCTGCCAGGTGGAGCCGGAGGCTTTTGAAGCTCTGCGTATGGCGACCTCAGGAAACACGCCCAGGTCGAGCTTCGATCTGGTCTTTCACTTCAGGGACCTCGAGCGGCTCGGCCTCGTCGACGCCGCCTCGGGCGATGCCCTCATTCGCCCGAGCGACCGCCTTGGCGCGCTGTACGCGCTCGACGGAGCGCTCGTGCAGGCCGTGCGCACGCCGCCCGGTCTCTACGTGACCGAGGCGCGGTCCATCGGGTTCGGACTCCACCGGCGGCGCCCGAGCCGAAACCTCCTCCTCGTGTCCTTCCAGGACCGACCTGCCGCACGGAGCGTCGCATGAAGAGCTGTGCCATCGCCTCGGTCTTCGCCGCGTGCTTCTTCGCGCACTGCCGTCCGATCGACGACTGCGTGCTGGGCGCGACGCGGTGCTCGGGCAACGTCGCGGAGATCTGCGACGCGGACGGCTCGTACCACGAGCTCGCCGACTGCGACCTCGTGAGCGAGCAGAGCGGCGCACCGTTCGTGTGCGCGTTCGTCGATGAGACGACCGAGGACGGGCGCGTCACCGGCCACACCTGCGTGCCCGCGGCCGACGCCGCCGCCGCCGGCGGGAGCGACCGATGAAGGGCTTCCTCCAGTCACTGCCCGTCGTGGGCAAGGTGTTCGTCGACATCCAGCCCGAGGAGGTCTGGGCGTTCTGGCGCTTCATGCAGGACCACTACCGGACGACGGTCGTGAACAAGCGCGACGCGCTCGAGATGCAGCTCGTCGCGCAGGCGCTCGACGCCCTCGGCATCCAGAGCCGCGACCGCTTCCTTCGGAACTTCACGACGACCCTCGGGCGGCGCATCTACACGCCCTTCGAGGTCGGCTCGCCGCGAGGCGGCTGGGACCTCTGGAGTCAGGTCGTCATCTGCGTGCACGAGCACCAGCACGTCGTGCAGCACGACCGCGAGGGGCTCTCGTTCGAGGTCTCGTACCTCGCGGACCGCGCCGCGCGTGCCCGCTGGGAGGCCGAGGCCTACCGCTCGAACCTCGAGCTGCACTTCTGGCGCTACGGCACGACGCCGTCCGCGCGCCGCATCGCCGAGGTCCTCGGCGACTACGGCTGCCGACCGGAGGACGTGGACGTCGCGGCGAAGTCCCTCGCGCTCTCCGCGGTGTCCATCCGCAAGGGCGCGGTCATCAACGAGGCGACGCACGTCGCGCTCGGCTGGCTCGACGAGCACGTGCCGCGCCTGCGCGCGAAGGGAGTGGTCTGAGCCATGGCGGTGATGCGCACCGGTGACTGGGCTCGCGCGCGGCAGCTGCTTGCAGCTGGACCGCAGCGCCTGCGCTCGGCCATCGGCGTCGCCATTCGCCAGGAGGCGCAGGGGCTCCGGAACGAGATCGTCCAGGGGCTCACGAGCCAAGCGCCGGGCGGCGAGCCCATCAAGCCGCCGGCTCCGCTCACGCTCGCGGCGCGTCAGCTCGAGGGCTTCGGCGGCACGAAGGCGCTGCTCGTTCGCGGCGACCTCCGCAACTCCATCACCGTCATCGTCGAGGGCGACGAGGCCTTCATCGGCGTCCCGCGCTCGGCCCGTTCGAGTGGCGGCGAGAGCCTCGTCGATCTCGCACAGCTCCACGAGTACGGCGGCCCACCCGTCGTCATCCCCATCACGCCGAAGATGCGGCGCTTCCTGTTCGCGCTGCTGCGTCAGGCCGGCAAGGAGCCGACCGGAGGCAGCGGGCGCGGCGTGGTCGTCGTGCAGGTGCCTGCGCGACCCTTCCTGCGTCCGGCCTTCGAGAAGTTCCGCGAGGGCGCGAGCCGTCGGTTCCTCGAGCGGGTCGCGCAGCAGCTCGGCTTCGGAGGGCCCGTCTGATGGCCATCCCGACGCTCGCCTCGGTGACTCCCAGCGCCGGTCCCGCCAGCGGCGGCGACCTCGTGCGGCTCGTCGGCACCGGCTTCGCTCCGAAGGTGGCCGTCCGCTTCGGCGAGCGAGCCGCGACCATCGTTGCCGTCCGTGACGAGGCCGGCGTCAGCCTCGTGGACGTGCGCACGCCCGCCCACGAAGCGGGCGTCGTCGACGTCGAGCTGCAGAACCTCGACGCGAACGACGTGCCGCTCGCGGGCGAGTCCGTGCTGCTCGCCGGGGCCTACCGCTTCGCGCGCGCCACCGTCGCCCGGGAAGCAGACCTCACCCGCATCGTCCGCCAGCTGCTCCGCGAGCTGAAGCGGCAGGTGCTCGCCAACGTGAGCGCCACCGTCTCGGTCGACTACGACGACACCGTCATCGACGGGCTCAACGTCATCGCGATGGCGAAGGTGCCCTCGCTCGTGCTCTCCGGCCCGACGCTGCGTCCGAACCGCTTCTACTCGGCCAACGTTCCCCACGAAGACGTGGTCGCCGGCTCCTCGGGGCCCGAGCTGGTGCGCCGCAAGCCGCCGTACACGGTGGACCTGGTCTTCACGCTGACGGCCGCTTCGGAGCGCACCGCCGAGCTGTTCAACCTCATGGCCGCGGTGGCGACGTTCCTGAATCGGAACCGCTGGCTCGAGCTTCCCCGCGATCCGAACGATGCAGCCCGCGGCGTCGCGCGCTGGGAGCTGGACGCCGATGGCGAGTTCCGCACCCAGCTCGGGGGCAAGGACGACGTCCGCGCCTTCACCTGCGGCTTCGTCGTGCGCGGCTTCGACGTCGACGAGGGGCTACCGCTCGACCTCGGCAAGGCCGTCACCGACCCGCAGCTGCAGACGCAGCCGTTCGCAGGAGGTGCCCCGTGACCGTCTCGCTCACGAACACGAGCAACCGCTGCCAGGTCTTCGTCCTGGCCCACGAGACGTACTGCAAGGCGCTCGGCGAGTGCGCCTGCGACGTCGAGCAGGGGCGCGCTCCCCGGCGCACCCCGCGCTCGCTCACGCTCGCCACGGGCGTGACGAGCCCCGCGCTCGACGACGCCGTGCTCGCCGTTCCCGACGTGGTGCGCGCCGTCCGGCGCGGCGAGCTCGCCGTGAAGCGCCACGTCGCGGAGCCCACGCGGCCCGCGCCCTCCACGACTCCCACGCCGACCTCGGCTCCCGAGGCCAGCCGTCCCCCTGACGTCAGCAGGGCCAAGAAGAAGCGAGGTGCACCGTGAGCGGACAGCTCCTGTCGTCCAAGGTCGTCATCGTCGAGGAGGAGCCGAAGGTTCGCGGCATCCCCTCGGCTCCCACGTCCGTCGCGGGTGCGGTCGGGCTCACCGAGCGCGGGCCCATCGGGCAGGCCGTGCTCTGCTCGTCGTTCGACGAGTTCCAGACGAAGTTCGGCGGCTTCACGCCCGACTCGGACCTCGCGCTGGCCGCGATGGGCTTCTTCGAGAACGGCGGCAGCCAGCTCTGGGTGGTCCGCACGGCGCACTACACCGACGTCGCCACGCCCGCCTCGGTCACCGCCGTGCGCGCTGCCGGCTTCCTCGTGGCTGGTGGTGGCCCCACGCCGGGCGTGCTGCTCGGCGCCGCCGCGGGCCCCTTCGTGCTCGTCGACGGCGACCTGATCCGTCTCGCCGTGGATGGCGGCGCCGACGTGGATGCCGTCTTCAACGGCTCGGCGGCCGCCATGGCCGCAGGCGGCGCAGGCCCGTACGCGCTCGCCGACGGCATGACGCTGCTCCTCCGGGTCGACAACGGCCTCGAGCAGGCGGTCGCATTCTCGTCGGCGGACTTCGCCGACATCACCAACGCCACGGCGACCGAGGTCGCGGCGGCGATCAACGCCGTCATCGTCGGAGGGCGCGCCACGACGCCGGGCGGCATCGTCCGCCTCGCGAGCGACACCGAGGGCACCTCGAGCCGAGTGCAGGTCACGGGCGGCACCGCGAACGCCGTCCTGGCGTTCCCCGGCGCCGCGTCGGTGGGCGGCGGCAACGTCGCGAACCTCCGCGCCGTGGACGTCTTCGAGGTGAAGACCGTCGTCGAGGCTGCGATGCCGACCGTCGTGGTCGCGCCCGGCATCGGCGGCGTGCTCGACGTCCGCACCGTCGCCACCGGCCCGGGTGCGAGCGTGCAGGCGCGCGCCGCGACGGCTGCCGCGTTCGGGCTCGACACGACGCTTCACACGGGCGCGGCCTCCGGCACCGCCAACGCGGTGCGCGTCGAGGGCAAGGACCCCGGCGCGTACGCGAACCGGATCGACGCCGAGGTCCGAGCCGCGACCAACGGCTCGCCGACCGCGTTCGACCTCCTCGTCGTCGAGGACGGCGTCTACCGCGAGGCCTTCCCGAACGTCTCGATGAACCCCGACGACGCCCGCTACGTGGACCGCGTCGTGAACGACCCGCGCACGGGCTCGCTCTACGTGCGCGCGATCGACCAGCTCCTCGTCGGCATGCCGGTGCCGCCCCCGCAGACCGTCTCGCTGGCTGGCGGCGGTGACGGTCTCGTCGGGCTCGACGACAACGACTTCATCGGCTCCGACGTGGGCAAGACCGGGCTCCACGCGCTCGACCAGGTGCAGGAGCTGACGCTGCTGCTCGTGCCGGGTCGCGCCACGCCGGCCGTCCACAACGCGATGGTCCGCTACGCAGAGGTGGACCGCGACGGCGCCGTCTTCGCGGTGCTGGACCCTCCCGCGAACCAGAGCGCGACGGACATCGTGACGTACGTCGCGACGACGGCGTCGCTCGAGAACCTCTCGGAGTTCGCGGCCGTCTACTGGCCCCGCGTGAAGGTGCTCAACCCGGCCAAGAGCGTCTTCGGGTCGTCCGAGCAGCTCGTCGTCCCGCCCTCGGGCATCGTCGCCGGCGTCTACTCGCGCACCGACTCCGCGCGCCCTGGCGGCGTCTACGACCCGCCCGCGGGCATCGACGCCGGGCGCATGTTCGGCGTGCTCGGCTTCGAGACGGACGAGGTGCTCGAGGAGCGCAAGCGCGACCTCGTGTACCCGCACCGCATCAACCCGCTCACCACGGGGCCGGGGCTGCCGCGCTACATCGACGGCTCGCGCACGCTCAAGGGCGACGGCAACTTCCCGTACATCGCCGAGCGTCGAGGCGTGATCTTCATCGAGCGAAGTCTCAAGCAGGGCCTCGAGTTCGCGCGGCACAAGAACAACACCGAGGGGCTCCGCGCGCAGGTGCGGCGCACCATCACGGCGTTCCTCCTCGCGCAGATGAACAACGGGGCGTTCCGCTCGCGAGAGCCGGCGAAGGCCTTCTTCGTCGACGTCTCCGACCAGCTGAACACCCCCACCGTCATCTTCGCCGGCCAGCTCATCGCTCGGGTGGGCCTCGCCACGAACAAGCCGGCCGAGTTCATCATCCTCCGCATCAGCCAGGACACGCGGGCCCTCGAGGCCGAGCTGGCTGCGGCGGGCGTGTGACGAGGAGCTAACCCATGACCGTCATCGGCAACCCGCGCAGCTTCCACAAGAAGTTCAAGTTCATCGTCGAGATCGACGACGTCGGCCACGCTGGCTTCCAGAAGTGCAGCGAGCTGTCCGTCGAGGTCGCGAACGTCCAGTACTTCGAGGGCGGCTCGCTCATCCCGAACAAGAGCCCCGGCCGCCTCACGTTCTCCGACGTGACCCTCGAGCGCGGCGCCACCGAGGACCGCGACCTCTTCGACTGGTTCCAGGACGTCGCCATCACGTCGAGCGGGCTCGGGCTCACCGACGTGAACTACAAGCGCAACCTCGACGTCGTGCAGCAGGACCGCGACGGCGTGACCCTGCGCCGCTGGTCGCTCTCGCGCGCCTGGCCGATCAAGTTCGTGGCCGGCGAGTGGGACAACGAGAGCGACGAGAACGTCATCGAGCAGGTCACGCTCACGTACGACTTCTTCGAGCTGGTGCAGTGACCGGCAGCGGCCGCACCATGTAGCCCATGGGAAAGCCGAAGCGCATCGACGTGAGCCAACTGCCTGCGCTTCTGCCAGGAGATCGGTGGGAGCGGTTCCAGGGCTTGCAAGACGCGATGCCCAAGGAAATCCACGTTCCCGACGAGAAGCTCCACCACGCCACGATGTCGGGGAGCCTTGGCTCACCGCGCACCGAGACCAAATACGGCGTCACCGGCGAGGTCGTCGCGGGCGTCGATGTCTGGCGGCACGATCCGAGCGATGCGCCCTACATCTTCAACAAGGACCACTACTTCATCACGCGTGCCGGGACCGCACCGGACTTCGAGTACTGGCTCCACGGCCCGTTCAAGAAGAATGAGATGGACCACTGGGTGAAGGAAGTGCCGGATGAGTACGTGAACTGCGAGGTCCTCCTGTCGCGGCGCTCGTCCACATGATGCTGTCCCCGGCGCCCCTCTTCGGCGGCTTTGCCCCCGAGGAGGCAGCGCATGGCAGACGTCATCACGTGCCCTTCGGGGCTCTCGGGCCGCGTTCGCGGCATGAAGGTTCGCGAGGAGCGCGTCCTCGCTGACCGCAAGCTCGCCAAGAACGGCGGGCAGATCGACGAGCTGCTCGGCTCGTGCTGGGAGGAGACCCTCGACCCGGGGCCCTACGTCTTCGGCGAGGGCGGCAAGGTCGACTGGGGCAAGGTGCTCCAGGGCGACCGGTTCTTCGCCCTGCTCATGGTCCGCGCGATGACCTACGGGCCGGAGTACGCCTTCGGTGTCAGCTGCCGGAACGACGCCTGCCGCGCGCGCATCGACTGGGAGGTCGAGCTGACCAAGCTCCCGGTGCGCCCGCTCTCCGAGGAGAGCCGCGCCGCGTTCGTCGGCGGGAACCGCTTCGAGACGACGCTGCCCGACGCCGGCAAGCGCGTCCGCTTCCGGCTCCTCACGGGCGAGGACGAGCGGAAGCTCCCGGCGCTCCAGCGCTCCGCGCCCGACAAGCTCCTCTCCGCGGTGCTCGCGTACCGCGTGCTCGACATCGACGGCGTCGACGCGAAGGCGAAGCGCCAGTTCCTCGAGGACCTCACGCTCCGCGACGCGGACTTCCTGGTCGACGAGTTCGACCGGGTCGACTGCGGCGTGGACACGACCATCGAGATCGAGTGCCCCGAGTGCTTCGGCACGCAGGACGTCGACCTCCCTTTCGACAAGGGGTTCTTCCTGCCGGGCCGGGACAGGACTGCGAGGCGGAAAGCCCGGAGCACCTCTTCCCCGACGTGACCATGGAGAGCTGGCGCGAGGGCATCTTCCAGCTCTGCTGGCAGCAGCACGGAGGCTCCGGCCTCGCAGTGACGCTCGACGACGCCCTCGAGCTGCCGACGACGGATCGCGACTGGCTGATCGAGCGCATCGGTCAGCAGCGCGCCCGGGAGGCGAAGGAACTCGAGAAGGCCGCGAAGCGGAGGTGACCGATGGCGCTCAACAACCTCGGCCTCGGCTTCGTCTTCACCGCGCGTGACCTGGCCTCCGGGGCCATCTCGAACCTCGAGCGGAACTTCACGAGCCTCGACCGCCGCGTCGGGCTCGGCACCGAGAACATCCAGAGCGCCTTCCAGCAGCTCGGCGTCGGCCTCGCGGTCTTCACGGCCGGCGCCGCCACGGTGGGTGCGGCGTTCTCGCTCGCCAACGCCGCAGGCCGCTTCGAGCAGTCGATCGCCGCGGTCGCCGCCGTGTCCGGCGCCACCGCCGTGGAGCTGGAGCAGCTCCGCGGGGCGGCCATCGACGCGGGCATCGCCACGCAGTTCTCGCCCACCGAGGCGACGATGGGGCTCCGCGAGCTCGCGCAGGCAGGCTTCAACGCGCAGGAGTCGATGCAGCTCCTCATCCCCGTGCTCGACCTCGCCGCAGGCTCGCTCGGGGAGCTGTCGCCGCAGCAGGCGGCGGGGCTCGCCTCGCAGGCGATGAAGGCCTTTGGCATCTCGACGGACCAGGCCTCGATCTCGGTCGACCGCATGCTGCAGGCGGTCAACGTCTTCGCGCTCAACGCGAGCGAGCTGCCCATGGCGCTCGGCACCGCCTCGCGCGGAGCCCAGGCGCTGCACCAGTCGCTCTCCGAGACGCTCATCGCCCTCGGCCTCGTGAAGAACGTCATCCCCGGCGTCGAGCGTGCCTCGACGGCGACGGCGGTGGCGATGGAGCGCCTGGCGGACCCGCAGGTGCAGCAGCGGCTGCGTGGCATCGGCGTCGCCGTGGTCGACAGCCAGGGCGGCTTCCGCGCGTTCCTCGACGTGTTGGGCGACATGGCGCCGGCGCTCGATCGCATGAGCGAGTCGCAGCGCTCGGCCTTCCTGCTGCAGGCCTTCGGGCGCGAGGCGCTCGGAGGCGTGAACGCCATCCTCACGCAGGTCACGAGCGGCATTCGCACGAACACCGGCGAGACCGTGCGCGGCGCCCAGGCCATCGCGTACCTGCGCGACCAGTTCGAGAACGCTGGCGGCACGGCCGCGCGCTTCCGCGAGCAGATGCTCAACACGTTCGAGGGGCAGAAGCGGCTCCTCGCGGGGTCCCTCGAGACGCTCGCGATCGTCGCGGGCGAGCCCTTCGCGCAGGTCTTCCGTCCGCTCGTCACCATCGTCGTCGACGTCGTGAACGCCGTGCTCGGCGTCTTCCGCCAGCTGCCTGCGCCGGTGAAGCGCGCCTTCGCGGCGTTCGTCGTGGGAGCCGGCGCGGTCGTCGCGATGGTCGGCGCGGTCATCGCCGCCAAGGCCGGCATCGCGCTGCTCATCATCGGGCTCAAGGCGGCGGGCATCACGCTCGGCGGCCTGCTCGCGACCATCCTGCCTGCGGTGCTCATCTTCGGCGTGCTCGCGCTCGCGGTCGCCGGCTTCG encodes the following:
- a CDS encoding phage tail tape measure protein, whose protein sequence is MALNNLGLGFVFTARDLASGAISNLERNFTSLDRRVGLGTENIQSAFQQLGVGLAVFTAGAATVGAAFSLANAAGRFEQSIAAVAAVSGATAVELEQLRGAAIDAGIATQFSPTEATMGLRELAQAGFNAQESMQLLIPVLDLAAGSLGELSPQQAAGLASQAMKAFGISTDQASISVDRMLQAVNVFALNASELPMALGTASRGAQALHQSLSETLIALGLVKNVIPGVERASTATAVAMERLADPQVQQRLRGIGVAVVDSQGGFRAFLDVLGDMAPALDRMSESQRSAFLLQAFGREALGGVNAILTQVTSGIRTNTGETVRGAQAIAYLRDQFENAGGTAARFREQMLNTFEGQKRLLAGSLETLAIVAGEPFAQVFRPLVTIVVDVVNAVLGVFRQLPAPVKRAFAAFVVGAGAVVAMVGAVIAAKAGIALLIIGLKAAGITLGGLLATILPAVLIFGVLALAVAGFVVAFRNNVGGIADFFQGVGARISLAFRGLTQLFDQGGFSGAVRDELNRAENQGLKDFLINVFLWVNRIRNFFAGIATGFSAGIEAARPTIDAFLNALRRLGTALGFLSERDDAGTASSRFREFGLTGERVGRVLATVFELIVQAMTAVVEVAEGVAQGWEWISAGGSVLWSALSQLGSKIQEVINYMFGSTSATQQNGSAWTALGNVIAFVIGWIISAIGVLVSIVSAAVAVISAAIQIVMSVFSGLADVITGVVFIIGGIFTGSWSDIWMGMKLVAFGVVDAIIGVVLELAGAIAGVVDALTGLFGEGTHWQQGIRDFRDSLRADMAEGMGVQDLTFTRPTRPGTAAPGAPASDAMSSMPAVAAMTPAIPASFPMTPAAPPASPPITVNLQVDGTTLATAVHRADRDSATRSFSPVPAY
- a CDS encoding phage tail protein; translated protein: MTVIGNPRSFHKKFKFIVEIDDVGHAGFQKCSELSVEVANVQYFEGGSLIPNKSPGRLTFSDVTLERGATEDRDLFDWFQDVAITSSGLGLTDVNYKRNLDVVQQDRDGVTLRRWSLSRAWPIKFVAGEWDNESDENVIEQVTLTYDFFELVQ
- a CDS encoding IPT/TIG domain-containing protein, which codes for MAIPTLASVTPSAGPASGGDLVRLVGTGFAPKVAVRFGERAATIVAVRDEAGVSLVDVRTPAHEAGVVDVELQNLDANDVPLAGESVLLAGAYRFARATVAREADLTRIVRQLLRELKRQVLANVSATVSVDYDDTVIDGLNVIAMAKVPSLVLSGPTLRPNRFYSANVPHEDVVAGSSGPELVRRKPPYTVDLVFTLTAASERTAELFNLMAAVATFLNRNRWLELPRDPNDAARGVARWELDADGEFRTQLGGKDDVRAFTCGFVVRGFDVDEGLPLDLGKAVTDPQLQTQPFAGGAP
- a CDS encoding phage tail protein, which codes for MSGQLLSSKVVIVEEEPKVRGIPSAPTSVAGAVGLTERGPIGQAVLCSSFDEFQTKFGGFTPDSDLALAAMGFFENGGSQLWVVRTAHYTDVATPASVTAVRAAGFLVAGGGPTPGVLLGAAAGPFVLVDGDLIRLAVDGGADVDAVFNGSAAAMAAGGAGPYALADGMTLLLRVDNGLEQAVAFSSADFADITNATATEVAAAINAVIVGGRATTPGGIVRLASDTEGTSSRVQVTGGTANAVLAFPGAASVGGGNVANLRAVDVFEVKTVVEAAMPTVVVAPGIGGVLDVRTVATGPGASVQARAATAAAFGLDTTLHTGAASGTANAVRVEGKDPGAYANRIDAEVRAATNGSPTAFDLLVVEDGVYREAFPNVSMNPDDARYVDRVVNDPRTGSLYVRAIDQLLVGMPVPPPQTVSLAGGGDGLVGLDDNDFIGSDVGKTGLHALDQVQELTLLLVPGRATPAVHNAMVRYAEVDRDGAVFAVLDPPANQSATDIVTYVATTASLENLSEFAAVYWPRVKVLNPAKSVFGSSEQLVVPPSGIVAGVYSRTDSARPGGVYDPPAGIDAGRMFGVLGFETDEVLEERKRDLVYPHRINPLTTGPGLPRYIDGSRTLKGDGNFPYIAERRGVIFIERSLKQGLEFARHKNNTEGLRAQVRRTITAFLLAQMNNGAFRSREPAKAFFVDVSDQLNTPTVIFAGQLIARVGLATNKPAEFIILRISQDTRALEAELAAAGV